A single genomic interval of Oncorhynchus gorbuscha isolate QuinsamMale2020 ecotype Even-year linkage group LG25, OgorEven_v1.0, whole genome shotgun sequence harbors:
- the LOC124014570 gene encoding SH3 domain-containing protein 19-like, with the protein MIWGSSIPHTIQPPPSYDEVIRETSQVQVQVLPLSFSPQRSVSTTTIATQTDTGLELSAVAHAPNQRGSVARRPPRPPRPSYSFTAKLLYADETTSHTDDTTSHADDSLIFLEDSPALRTHTQTSRHTVIHTEATAFHYDLLTSDPFSHLTSAPGSQIDQWEQSPFVLPPHSTVLTMPSDPPLPHNQPRPRPRTKNSLRPIRREVKVQTLVRLGQTGCEVTENQEVGHQGGKYLQDLLDAFSSDDWGFPDHHSNDDVESDLRGEEEEEEEEDMRARIQAFELQQQQEDHGNHADGDHGDGALLGGGKPEPHPRVQALPKPAPVISRKPSLAAKTSSRKGLWEDGGSLAIDLNLTVDTVTTSQLTPTDPSPKPTETPLSTPVPVLTPLPLLPRKPPSEPQRPDPQVRQTEGTSLLRPPPRPPVAPRTNGAMVPQGRSTMVGLPTPALPLKPSIDLHSNNIRPSVAQKPNAMSSSRRASVPLPVSGLAVPGNRRSSLVSKPSIQTPIPTSLVPLTPALAPPPMGARPPVLSSAPAQKKTPLVSSECEPPLPPRPQGVFKMLPLRPPPMKTVPGRHPPLQAVSSSSSSYSTTSPNKPPPAQAVAAPASTSANQQAVPDPCTTPSANQPQGQRAPKKGPPLPLRPRPGHPLYKSYMPILPSQPSGEKSQLVTAPVSGLRCVAQFDFEGEEEDELTFYEGDVISLTEVIGQEWGRGQIHGRIGIFPLAFTEVLEEPPPSAGKQPVVEKTVVEKTTKMDSSGGGGGNGWRQ; encoded by the exons cccccTCCATCTTATGACGAGGTGATTAGAGAGACGAGTCAGGTCCAGGTCCAGGTgttgcctctctccttctccccccaacGCTCTGTCTCCACAACTACCATCGCCACGCAGACTGACACTGGACTAGAATTGTCAGCAGTGGCCCACGCACCCAACCAGAGAGGCTCTGTGG ccAGGAGACCTCCAAGGCCTCCCAGACCTTCCTATTCCTTTACAGCCAAACTGTTGTACGCTGATGAAACAACGTCGCACACTGATGACACGACGTCGCACGCCGATGACTCACTCATCTTCCTAGAAGACAGTCCAGCACTTCGCACACACACTCAGACCAGCAGACACACCGTCATACACACAGAGGCGACAGCATTTCACTATGATCTCTTGACCTCTGATCCTTTCTCACATCTGACCTCTGCCCCTGGCAGCCAAATTGACCAATGGGAGCAGTCCCCCTTCGTCCTCCCCCCTCATTCCACTGTCTTGACAATGCCCTCCGACCCTCCTCTGCCCCATAACCAGCCCAGGCCACGTCCTCGCACAAAAAATAGCCTTCGACCAATCAGGAGAGAAGTCAAAGTTCAGACCCTGGTGAGGCTGGGACAGACAGGATGTGAGGTCACAGAGAACCAAGAAGTGGGTCATCAGGGGGGGAAGTACCTTCAGGATCTCCTGGACGCCTTCAGCTCCGACGATTGGGGCTTCCCTGATCACCATAGCAATGACGATGTAGAGAGCGActtgagaggagaagaagaggaggaggaggaagaagatatGAGAGCCAGGATACAAGCCTTCGAGCTGCAGCAGCAACAGGAGGACCATGGTAACCATGCAGACGGTGACCACGGAGATGGAGCGTTGCTAGGGGGTGGGAAACCTGAACCCCACCCCCGAGTACAAGCACTCCCCAAACCGGCCCCAGTCATCTCCCGGAAACCCTCCCTCGCTGCCAAGACTTCCTCCCGCAAAGGATTGTGGGAAGATGGAGGCTCACTTGCGATAGACTTGAATTTGACTGTTGATACAGTTACCACCTCCCAACTCACACCCACTGACCCCTCTCCCAAACCTACCGAGACTCCCTTAAGTACCCCTGTCCCAGTCCTCACACCCCTACCCCTGCTTCCTAGAAAGCCCCCCTCTGAACCCCAAAGACCAGACCCCCAGGTAAGGCAGACAGAAGGGACCTCCCTACTCCGTCCCCCTCCAAGACCTCCAGTAGCACCCAGGACCAACGGGGCCATGGTACCCCAAGGGAGAAGCACTATGGTCGGCCTACCAACACCAGCGTTACCCCTTAAACCCTCCATAGACCTCCACAGCAACAACATTAGACCGAGTGTTGCTCAGAAGCCCAATGCCATGTCATCATCCCGTAGAGCGAGTG tgcCCCTGCCTGTGTCCGGACTAGCCGTACCTGGCAACAGGAGATCCTCTCTGGTCTCCAAACCCTCCATCCAGACCCCCATACCCACATCCCTAGTACCCCTAACCCCGGCCCTGGCTCCACCCCCAATGGGTGCTAGACCTCCAGTCTTATCCTCAGCTCCAGCCCAAAAGAAAACCCCATTGGTCTCCTCAGAGTGtgaacctcctcttcctcctcg ACCCCAGGGAGTGTTTAAGATGCTCCCTCTCCGCCCCCCTCCCATGAAGACTGTTCCTGGTCGACACCCACCTCTCCaggctgtctcctcctcctcctcctcctactctacCACATCACCCAATAAGCCACCCCCTGCCCAGGCTGTAGCCGCCCCCGCTTCTACATCAGCCAACCAGCAGGCTGTCCCTGACCCCTGCACCACTCCATCAGCCAATCAGCCGCAGGGTCAGAGGGCACCAAAGAAAGGCCCCCCTTTACCCCTCCGACCCAGGCCTGGACACCCCCTGTACAAGAGTTACATG CCCATCCTTCCATCTCAACCCAGTGGAGAGAAGTCACAGCTGGTCACAGCACCTGTCAG TGGTCTGAGGTGTGTGGCACAGTTCGACTtcgagggggaggaggaagacgagCTGACCTTCTACGAGGGTGATGTCATCTCTCTGACGGAGGTGATTGGTCAGGAGTGGGGGCGGGGACAGATCCACGGGCGAATAGGAATCTTCCCTCTGGCCTTCACGGAGGTCCTTGAGGAACCGCCTCCGTCGGCAGGGAAACAGCCCGTTGTCGAGAAGACCGTTGTCGAGAAGACCACGAAAATGGACTCCTCAG gCGGTGGAGGTGGTAACGGGTGGAGGCAGTAG